In the Arachis hypogaea cultivar Tifrunner chromosome 20, arahy.Tifrunner.gnm2.J5K5, whole genome shotgun sequence genome, CCAATCTCTAAAATAGAAGATTTGAATAATATAATACAAAGAGGATCCGACCGGCGCCATACATCGGGTACACAAATGAATGAAGAAAGttcaagatctcatctcattctatCAGTTGTCATCGAGAGTACCAACCTTCAAAGTCAAGCAGTTGCAAGGGGAAAGGTATTCTTTGGAGTTTTATTTCCTTCAATCCTTGTTATAACATTTTTAAACATTTGACACCATATATAACGATTTAAGTGACAatgtaaaatattaattttgattaaaaattctGAATATTTACTATTTTGTTGAAATACCACAGTTGAGTTTTGTGGATCTTGCTGGTTCAGAAAGGGTGAAGAAATCGGGTTCAGTAGGTAGCCAACTCAAGGAAGCTCAAAGCATTAACAAATCGTTATCAGCACTTGGGGATGTGATTAGTGCTTTGTCTAATGGTGGTCAACACATTCCTTATAGGAATCACAAATTAACTATGTTAATGAGTGATTCCCTTGGTGGTAATGCTAAAACTCTCATGTTTGTAAATGTTTCTCCAGTGGCATCAAACTTAGACGAGACGCATAACTCGCTTATGTATGTTATTTGATCTTAGCtatattgattttcttttattatttcttctgttttgttTTAACAATATTCTTGTGTTTTTATGTTTGTTTAGGTATGCATCGCGAGTGAGGTCAATAGTGAATGATCCTAGCAAGAACGTTTCTTCGAAAGAGATAGCACGACTGAAGAAGTTGGTTGCTTACTGGAAAGAGCAGGCTGGTAGAAGAACCGaggatgaagaattggaagaaattCAAGAAGAAAGACCAATTAAAGACAGGACAAGCTGGTAAAAGGCTTGAGCATGAAGTTCTCGGTAGATACTCAAGAATGTTAAACCAAATTGGAAGAACATGTTGGATATAGTCATATGGTCTATTTTCTTTTCGGATTGTTGTATAATCTTACAATTATTAAACATGTTGGAAAGATTTGTAATTTTGTAGAGTGATCTAACTGTATAGCTTAATGATGGTATGTATATATTAATCCTTTTGACTCATGCACATATACATATGttaaatacttattttaaaaattgcatTTTTCTTTCTGGAAAAATGTGCATTATTTCTTATGTTTATTTCATGAGTTTTTAATGGATTAGTGTAATGATTTGATAGGTAAAAATttcctacaaaaaaaaaaaaaaaaaaaaaaaaaaaaaaaaaaaaaaaaaaaaaaaaaaaaaaaaaaaaaaaaaaaaaaaaaaaaaaaaaaaaaaaaaaattaaaaatatctaataCATGATATAACATGATATTGGTAAGTCCTCAAAGATTGATAATCATTCTTGGTATTGAAAAACTGGTTCCTTTTGACAAATCCACCAAAGAAAGAACCAAATTATAAGCAAACTAATATTTCAAAGGTCAAAACGGCAATTTAGTCAAAACTAACATCAATCTCTAAGAAATTATTTTGTAAGTGAACTAATCTTTCAAGGTAAAGATGATATAGTACTAAATTTTTCTGTTGCAATTTATCTGATCAAGAAATCTGAAACATGGTTTTAGGCCCTAGAAACTGACATTAACAATTAGAAAGTGATGTTACCAGTGGTCATGATAGCAGATTTGATAGCAGATGGAGACCATGAAGGATGTACAGCTTTGACTATGGTTGCAATTCCTGTGACATGAGGACAAGCCATGGAAGTTCCAGAGAGAATATTGAAGGTGTTTCCAGCTGCTGGAGACCATGCTGCAAGTATATTCAGTCCTGGTGCAGTCACATCAGGCTATGTAACATTACAAGTACAGTGTCAGAACAAGTCCAAGAATGAAATGAAAGACAATCATTCTGTTTCCTTTTACCTATCCATGTTATTTTTCAGTATATCCTTCGATTAATGCATATACATTGACCTAAGGATGTATAAGAGAAAAAACAATGACAAACAAAAGGGGACAAAAGGAGTATTCAATGAATGTTGTAAAGAAGGCAAAGATGAAAGGGAGTATCACCTTCAAAATTTCAGGGTTGAGTGCATTGGGGCCTTTAGAAGAAAATGATGCTACACGTGGCGCAGGCTGGGCTCCTAGAACTGTCTTTGCTTTGAAAATCCTTGACATAGGAGTACTGTTTCACCATATAACAAACAACATGATGCTTGGTAAGACTATGTAGATAATGCAGAAAAAGCATAGCTTATTTAGGAAGATATATGATAATtgtattcataattttatatatcatGTTGAACATCTAAGATCATATATAGATAACTAAGTATTTTAGTTACATTTCTAGCAGATGTGAATTGAGAGGTTATGAAACAAACCGTGTTCTTCTGATATAAGATAGAATCCTTGCTCCAATTCTGTTTCCAACAATAGCTGAGGGGATCACAAATGGAATTGCAACATCCTGATCTGTCTCATCAATGAGTATCATTCCAACTCCTCCGGCATCTTTCACTATCTTGCTCTTTGCCACCTTTGATTCTGTTGAACTCTCTACATGCCTACACACTAGCACTTTCCCTTTGGTCTTGGTCTTATTAAGAGAGCTCTCTAAACAGTAACTACAGAAAACACAACAAAATCTAACTTAAAAGGCCATTTTCTTGAACTGGTTTCTTCATAGTTCTTACTTTTAAGTACCTTGCTTCACCTGGATTGATAAGGGGTAAAGTATCCTGCAAAGGCTTCAGAAGCAGATATTATACTTGTGGAAGCATTCATTTCTGAGATACTAAGACTTTCACCCTGTTTCATTAATCATAGCAAACTAATCAAGGGACTAATAATTTGTATTAACAAAGTCCACCTTTGAAAAGAAACTAGTAAGATTGAGAATTCCTTTCGTAGATACAACTCTAACATCTCATATTCAGGCATACTCCCAAATACGAGATGTTAGATTTGTATCCATGCAAGAATCTCTTTTTGACTAAGAATATTTACCATGATTCTAACACCATTTCCAAAAATGATGTCAGAAGTGAAATCCCTGTCTGTTGAGCTGGCAGCAACAGTGAGGATCCATGGGGCAAGATTAGTGGCAGAGGCAGGGTGGCCTTCATTGCCAGCTGATGCCACAACAAGAACACCACGGCTGGCAGCATGAAATGACCCCACAGATATTGCATCACTGAAATAGTCTCCTTGTGGAGACTCAGCTCCAAGAGATAGTGACAAAATGTGAACCCCATCTCTTATTGCATCATCAAATGCAGCTAGCAAGTCCACATCATAGCAACCTGCTACATAATAATTCTATGACTAAAATACCCTCTTTAGGATCTGAAAATATAAAACAAGAATAGAAAACATGATCAACTAGGAATTAAGGAGGTAACTAATAATATCAGAACCTGAATCCCAACATGTCTTGTACACAGCAATTCTAGCCATAGGTGCACCTCCCCTGGCTCCTCCAGCTGCCAGCCCCATATAGTTCATGTTTGCCACATAGCGCCCTGCAGCTATGGATGCTGTATGGCTACCATGGCCGGTGCTATCCCTTGCAGATCTGAATGAGGTCTTTGCATCTGAACCTTCCTCTTCAGCTTCATATCCGCTCTTATAGTATCTAGCTCCAATTACTTTCCTGTtccataaattttattaatattattaacaaATGAAAGATGTCATCCTCATGGTTTTATCTATGATGTGAAATGAGggggaaaagaagaataaaattgGTGAGAAGATAAGTTTCAATTGAATCAAAAACCTGTTGCAAGTTGAAGAATTGAATGCTTCTCCTGGTTGACATTTTCCCTTCCATCCAGGTGGCACTGGAGGCATGTCAGTGTCAATGAAGCTGGGGATTcaggcaatttttttttttttttttttttttttttttttttttttttttttttttcattgaagtCCTTAATTATGTCATGAATTATAGCTTCCTTAAGATTCTACTGCTAGAAGGAGAAATATAAAGGGGGGGCAGAGTTTCTGACACAAAAGTAATAAATGAAAGGCTAATATGGAAGTTGTGTACTAAAACTGGAACTGGAAGTTGAAGTTCTTCTGAACCAAAGAATTAATGCCTATATGGTACTTCTAAGGAAAAAAGGtctcaaatttattattattctgAGCATGTAGGGGGTCAAGAAATTTAATGCAACAAGAATTACTGTCTACTATGACACTTTTACTAAAAATAGTAACACTTGTTGGTTACTTTACCAGTATCAATGAAACCAATTATGATATTTTCTTGGTTCCTTATGGAGTAGCCAAGAGTCTCCATGGTTTGGTCATCAAGAAGCCCCATGAAGTCCCATGAATGATTGTATGCAGCTTTCTCTTGGAATTGGGGAACACAGAAACCATTCTGGCATTTCTGCTCAAATTTAAACACAATAGAAAAGCTATTACATTAGACACTAACTAATTGGTCATGGATCAAGGAAAAAGTTTATTCTTCATCATTCTATAATATATCAATAAGATTGGTACATTCAAACTAATGTGATAAGATGTTTCAACAAATGAAGAAATTCTCAACTTGAATAGATATTTTGTAGTGTGTTTGATAAACCTTAAGAGTAATTGTGAATGTGTGATTACCCTCTTCATTAGAAAGAATGTCACTACCTTAATTATGTTCCACTGTCATGAATTATAGCTTCCTTAAGATTCTACTGCTAGAAGGAGAAATATAAAGGGGGGCAGAGTTTCTGACACAAAAGTAATAAATGAAAGGCTAATATGGAAGTTGTGTACTAAAACTGGAACTGGAAGTTGAAGTTCTTCTGAACCAAAGAATTAATGCCTATATGGTACTTCTAAGGAAAAAAGGtctcaaatttattattattctgAGCATGTAGGGGGTCAAGAAATTTAATGCAACAAGAATTACTGTCTACTATGACACTTTTACTAAAAATAGTAACACTTGTTGGTTACTTTACCAGTATCAATGAAACCAATTATGATATTTTCTTGGTTCCTTATGGAGTAGCCAAGAGTCTCCATGGTTTGGTCATCAAGAAGCCCCATGAAGTCCCATGAATGAGTTGTATGCAGCTTTCTCTTGGAATTGGGGAACACAGAAACACTTCTGGCATTCTGCTCAAATTTAAACACAATAGAAAAGCTATACATAGACACTACTACTAATCTGGTCTAAATGGATCAAagaaaaaagtattatttttcttcatctATTCTATAATATCTATCAAACTAAAGATTGTACATCATAACTAACTGTGATACAGATGATTTGCAAATCAAATAGAAGGAAAATCTCAATGGCATACTGAAATATGATAAGCTTGTCATCAGTGAGCTGGCTGCAAATCTTTAAAACCATGCTTGTAGCTATAAACATGAGAAGCTTGTGCTTCCTCAATGCTGCATCAAAAACAATTCCAATGACTCAAATCAAATGCTACTGCCACAGATACAgacaacaataacaaaaaaaaaattctaaggtGGGTCGGCTACATCATagatttcagaaaaaaaaaaaaaaaaaaaaaaaaaaaaaaaaaaaaactgacctTCCACTATGAACTTCAGCAAGAATTTGATGGTGTTGCTTCAGAATATCATCTGGGTTTTCACCATTGTTGCTTCCCATGTACACTACATAAACCTGCAAT is a window encoding:
- the LOC112783405 gene encoding LOW QUALITY PROTEIN: subtilisin-like serine-protease S (The sequence of the model RefSeq protein was modified relative to this genomic sequence to represent the inferred CDS: substituted 2 bases at 2 genomic stop codons); the encoded protein is MSRRSSALFYLFLAVLVAEKVSFCFSAKVYVVYMGSNNGENPDDILKQHHQILAEVHSGSIEEAQASHVYSYKHGFKDLQPAHXXQAYHISQNARSVSVFPNSKRKLHTTHSWDFMGLLDDQTMETLGYSIRNQENIIIGFIDTGKVTNNPSFIDTDMPPVPPGWKGKCQPGEAFNSSTCNRKVIGARYYKSGYEAEEEGSDAKTSFRSARDSTGHGSHTASIAAGRYVANMNYMGLAAGGARGGAPMARIAVYKTCWDSGCYDVDLLAAFDDAIRDGVHILSLSLGAESPQGDYFSDAISVGSFHAASRGVLVVASAGNEGHPASATNLAPWILTVAASSTDRDFTSDIIFGNGVRIMGESLSISEMNASTSIISASEAFAGYFTPYQSSYCLESSLNKTKTKGKVLVCRHVESSTESKVAKSKIVKDAGGVGMILIDETDQDVAIPFVIPSAIVGNRIGARILSYIRRTRTPMSRIFKAKTVLGAQPAPRVASFSSKGPNALNPEILKPDVTAPGLNILAAWSPAAGNTFNILSGTSMACPHVTGIATIVKAVHPSWSPSAIKSAIMTTGNITF